One part of the Streptococcus sp. oral taxon 431 genome encodes these proteins:
- the mscL gene encoding large conductance mechanosensitive channel protein MscL, with translation MLKDLKEFLLRGNVVDLAVGVIIASAFGAIITSFVNDIITPLLLNPALEAAKVQNIAELAWNGVTYGKFLSAVINFLVVGTVLFFVIKAMEKAQSLTKKEEVVEEAPAGPTELEVLQEIKALLEKK, from the coding sequence ATGTTAAAAGATCTTAAAGAATTTTTGCTCCGCGGTAATGTTGTAGACCTTGCTGTCGGTGTGATCATCGCTTCTGCTTTTGGTGCTATCATTACTTCATTTGTTAATGATATCATCACTCCACTCCTATTGAACCCAGCCTTGGAAGCTGCGAAAGTACAAAACATCGCTGAGCTTGCATGGAATGGTGTTACATATGGTAAATTCTTGAGTGCTGTTATCAACTTCCTTGTAGTTGGTACTGTTCTATTCTTTGTGATTAAAGCTATGGAAAAAGCTCAAAGCCTTACTAAAAAAGAAGAGGTTGTTGAAGAAGCACCTGCTGGTCCAACTGAGTTGGAAGTTCTTCAAGAAATCAAAGCTCTTCTTGAGAAAAAATAA
- the truB gene encoding tRNA pseudouridine(55) synthase TruB, which yields MNGIINLKKEAGMTSHDAVFKLRRILGTKKIGHGGTLDPDVVGVLPIAVGKATRMVEFMQDEGKVYEGEITLGYSTTTEDASGEVVAETPVLSPLDEKIVDQAIASLTGPITQIPPMYSAVKVNGRKLYEYARAGQEVERPERQVTIYSFERTSSIFYENNLARFTFRVKCSKGTYIRTLSVDLGEKLGYAAHMSYLTRTSAAGLQLDDALTLNEIEEKVQAGELDFLHPLEIGTGDLVKVYLTPEQAEEVRFGRFIELEQTEKELAGFEGDKLLAILEKRDTLYKPRKVFN from the coding sequence ATGAACGGTATTATCAACTTAAAAAAAGAGGCGGGGATGACCTCGCATGATGCAGTTTTCAAGCTGCGTAGGATTTTAGGAACTAAGAAGATTGGTCATGGAGGGACTTTAGACCCTGATGTTGTCGGTGTTTTACCCATTGCCGTCGGTAAGGCAACCCGCATGGTCGAGTTTATGCAGGACGAGGGTAAAGTCTATGAAGGAGAAATAACTCTTGGATATTCTACAACAACTGAAGACGCTAGTGGTGAAGTTGTTGCAGAGACACCAGTATTGTCTCCTTTAGATGAAAAGATTGTTGATCAAGCGATTGCCAGTCTGACAGGTCCAATCACTCAGATTCCACCTATGTACTCGGCTGTCAAGGTCAATGGTCGCAAACTCTATGAATATGCGCGTGCTGGTCAGGAAGTGGAGCGTCCAGAACGTCAGGTGACGATTTATAGTTTTGAACGAACAAGTTCCATTTTCTATGAAAATAATCTGGCTCGATTTACCTTCCGTGTAAAATGTAGCAAAGGGACTTATATCCGGACCTTGTCAGTTGACTTGGGAGAAAAACTTGGCTATGCAGCTCATATGTCTTATTTAACACGAACAAGCGCTGCGGGCTTACAGTTAGATGATGCTTTGACCTTGAATGAAATTGAGGAAAAGGTTCAAGCTGGTGAGTTAGACTTTCTTCATCCCTTAGAGATTGGTACAGGTGACTTAGTTAAGGTTTATTTGACCCCAGAGCAGGCTGAAGAAGTGCGTTTTGGTCGCTTTATTGAATTGGAGCAAACTGAGAAGGAATTGGCTGGTTTTGAAGGTGATAAGTTATTAGCCATTTTAGAGAAACGGGATACTCTTTATAAACCAAGAAAGGTTTTCAATTGA
- a CDS encoding formate/nitrite transporter family protein: MSSSEFISKIDYYCHKKESLFDQSKFKYAIRSMFAGAFLTFSTAAGAIGADLLNSIVPSAGYFLFPFVFAWGLAYIVFLNAELVTSNMMYLTAGTFLKKIDWKKAFIILLYCAFFNLVGALLAGWCFANSSAFSHLTHDSYLPKIVAKKLARPSELVLLEGILANMFVNIAILSSILVKDSNAKLWIILSAISMFVFLSNEHIAANFSSFSIIKFSIVSDQIANFDIPNILRHWSVTFIANLIGGGFLIGLPYAYLNKNEETYVD, encoded by the coding sequence ATGAGTTCTTCAGAATTTATTTCAAAGATTGATTATTATTGCCATAAGAAAGAAAGTTTATTTGACCAAAGTAAGTTTAAATATGCCATTCGTTCGATGTTTGCAGGTGCTTTCTTAACCTTTAGTACAGCCGCTGGGGCCATAGGTGCTGATCTACTCAATAGCATCGTTCCAAGTGCTGGTTATTTCCTATTTCCCTTTGTATTTGCATGGGGACTTGCCTATATCGTTTTCTTGAATGCCGAGTTGGTGACGTCAAATATGATGTACTTGACAGCTGGAACATTTTTGAAGAAGATTGATTGGAAAAAAGCCTTTATCATTTTACTCTATTGTGCCTTTTTCAACTTAGTTGGCGCTCTGTTAGCAGGTTGGTGCTTTGCTAACTCATCGGCTTTTTCACACCTGACACACGACAGTTATCTTCCAAAGATTGTAGCTAAGAAGTTGGCACGACCTAGTGAGTTGGTCTTGTTGGAGGGGATTTTGGCAAATATGTTCGTAAATATTGCCATTCTATCTTCAATTTTGGTTAAGGATAGCAATGCCAAACTCTGGATTATCTTGTCAGCTATTTCTATGTTTGTTTTCTTATCTAACGAGCATATTGCAGCTAACTTTTCATCTTTTAGCATTATTAAATTCAGCATTGTTTCTGATCAAATTGCTAACTTTGATATTCCAAATATCCTACGTCATTGGAGTGTTACCTTCATTGCTAACTTGATTGGTGGAGGATTCCTAATAGGTTTACCATACGCTTATCTTAATAAAAATGAAGAGACTTATGTTGATTAG
- a CDS encoding ABC-F family ATP-binding cassette domain-containing protein: MIILQANKIERSFAGEVLFDNINLQVDARDRIALVGKNGAGKSTLLKILVGEEEPTTGEINKKKDISLSYLAQDSRFESENTIYDEMLHVFDDLRRTERQLRQMELEMGEKTGAELDKLMSDYDRLSENFRQAGGFTYEAAIRSILNGFKFDESMWQMRIAELSGGQNTRLALAKMLLEKPNLLVLDEPTNHLDIETIAWLENYLVNYSGALIIVSHDRYFLDKVATITLDLTKHSLDRYVGNYSSFVEQKEQKLTTEAKNYEKQQKEIAALEDFVNRNLVRASTTKRAQSRRKQLEKMERLDKPEAGKKSANMTFHSDRVSGNVVLTVENAAIGYDGEILSEPINLDLRKMNAIAIVGPNGIGKSTFIKSIVDQIPFIKGEKRFGANVEVGYYDQTQSKLTPSNTVLDELWNDFKLTPELEIRNRLGAFLFSGDDVKKSVGMLSGGERARLLLAKLSMENNNFLILDEPTNHLDIDSKEVLENALIAFDGTLLFVSHDRYFINRVATHVLELSENGSTLYLGDYDYYVDKKSELVASQEEEAATYSQENEVSPVTDYQAQKESQKELRKLMRQIESLETEIEELETQAQAISEQMHTTNDADELMQLQAELDKISHRQEEAMLEWEELSEQV; this comes from the coding sequence ATGATTATTTTACAAGCTAATAAAATTGAACGTTCTTTTGCTGGAGAGGTTCTTTTTGATAATATAAACCTACAAGTGGATGCAAGAGACCGTATTGCCCTCGTTGGGAAAAATGGTGCTGGGAAGTCTACTTTGCTCAAGATATTGGTTGGAGAAGAGGAGCCAACCACTGGTGAAATCAATAAGAAAAAAGATATTTCCCTCTCTTATCTAGCACAGGATAGTCGCTTTGAGTCTGAAAATACAATTTACGATGAAATGCTACATGTATTTGATGACTTGCGTCGTACTGAAAGACAACTTCGACAGATGGAGTTGGAGATGGGGGAAAAGACTGGTGCAGAATTAGACAAACTTATGTCTGACTATGATCGACTATCAGAAAATTTCCGTCAGGCTGGAGGATTTACCTACGAAGCCGCTATTCGCTCTATCTTAAATGGATTCAAGTTTGACGAGTCCATGTGGCAGATGCGAATCGCTGAGCTTTCCGGTGGTCAAAATACCCGTTTAGCCCTTGCCAAAATGCTCCTTGAAAAGCCTAATCTCTTGGTCTTGGACGAGCCGACTAACCACTTAGATATTGAAACGATTGCTTGGTTAGAAAACTATTTGGTCAACTACAGTGGTGCCTTGATTATCGTCAGCCATGACCGTTATTTCCTCGATAAGGTTGCGACCATAACACTCGACTTAACCAAACATTCTTTAGATAGATATGTAGGAAACTACTCAAGTTTTGTGGAGCAGAAGGAGCAGAAGCTCACAACTGAAGCCAAAAACTACGAAAAGCAGCAGAAGGAAATTGCTGCCTTAGAAGACTTTGTTAACCGAAATCTTGTTCGAGCATCAACAACCAAACGTGCTCAATCTCGACGCAAGCAACTGGAGAAAATGGAGCGCTTGGACAAGCCTGAAGCTGGGAAAAAGTCAGCTAATATGACCTTCCATTCTGACAGGGTATCTGGTAATGTCGTTTTGACAGTTGAAAATGCTGCTATTGGCTATGATGGTGAAATCTTATCAGAACCAATCAACCTTGATCTTCGTAAGATGAATGCTATTGCCATTGTTGGTCCTAACGGTATTGGTAAGTCAACCTTTATTAAATCCATTGTGGATCAGATTCCCTTTATCAAGGGTGAGAAGCGCTTTGGTGCTAATGTTGAGGTTGGTTACTATGACCAGACTCAGAGCAAACTAACACCGAGTAATACAGTCTTAGACGAACTCTGGAATGATTTCAAGCTGACTCCTGAACTTGAAATCCGTAATCGCCTAGGTGCCTTCCTTTTTTCTGGTGACGATGTTAAGAAATCTGTTGGGATGCTGTCAGGTGGTGAACGAGCTCGTCTGCTTCTAGCTAAACTTTCAATGGAAAACAACAACTTCCTGATTCTAGACGAGCCGACAAACCACTTGGACATCGATAGCAAGGAAGTGTTGGAAAATGCCCTGATTGCCTTTGATGGGACCTTGCTTTTTGTCAGCCACGACCGCTACTTTATCAACCGTGTAGCGACTCATGTGCTAGAATTGTCCGAAAATGGATCAACACTTTATCTTGGTGATTATGACTATTATGTTGATAAAAAATCAGAGCTAGTAGCTAGTCAAGAGGAAGAAGCGGCAACTTATAGCCAAGAAAATGAGGTTTCTCCAGTTACTGACTACCAAGCTCAAAAGGAAAGTCAAAAAGAACTTCGTAAGTTAATGAGACAAATTGAAAGTCTTGAGACAGAAATCGAAGAACTGGAAACTCAAGCCCAAGCTATCTCTGAACAAATGCATACCACCAATGATGCAGATGAACTCATGCAATTACAAGCAGAACTGGATAAAATTAGCCATCGTCAAGAAGAAGCAATGCTAGAGTGGGAAGAATTATCGGAGCAGGTGTAA
- a CDS encoding formate/nitrite transporter family protein — MVSSEFISKIEFACKKKESLYSQSKFKYAIRSMFAGAFLTFSTAAGAVGADLINKIAPGSGRFLFPFVFAWGLAYIVFLNAELVTSNMMFLTAGSFLKKISWRKTAEILLYCTLFNLIGALIAGWGFAHSAAYANLTHDSFISGVVEMKLGRSNELILLEAILANVFVNIAILSFVLVKDGGAKLWLVLSAIYMFVFLTNEHIAANFASFAIVKFSVAADSIANFGIGNILRHWGVTFIGNFIGGGLLMGLPYAFLNKNEDTYVD; from the coding sequence ATGGTTTCTTCAGAATTTATCTCAAAAATTGAGTTTGCTTGTAAGAAAAAGGAAAGTCTTTACAGTCAAAGTAAATTCAAGTACGCTATCCGTTCAATGTTTGCTGGTGCATTCTTAACATTTAGTACAGCAGCTGGTGCAGTTGGAGCTGACTTGATTAATAAGATTGCTCCTGGTAGTGGACGTTTCCTCTTCCCATTTGTTTTCGCTTGGGGATTGGCTTACATTGTCTTCTTGAATGCTGAGTTAGTAACATCTAACATGATGTTCTTGACAGCTGGTAGCTTTTTGAAAAAAATTAGCTGGAGAAAAACAGCTGAAATTCTTCTATATTGTACACTCTTTAATTTGATCGGTGCTCTTATAGCAGGTTGGGGATTCGCCCATTCAGCAGCTTATGCAAACCTTACCCATGATAGCTTTATTTCTGGAGTTGTGGAAATGAAGTTGGGCCGTTCAAATGAACTTATCTTGCTTGAAGCTATCTTGGCTAATGTCTTTGTAAATATCGCAATTCTTTCATTTGTTTTAGTCAAAGATGGGGGAGCTAAACTTTGGTTAGTTCTTTCAGCTATTTACATGTTTGTATTCTTAACAAATGAACACATCGCCGCAAACTTTGCATCATTTGCTATCGTGAAATTCAGTGTTGCTGCTGATTCAATCGCAAACTTCGGTATTGGAAATATTCTTCGTCACTGGGGTGTAACCTTTATTGGTAACTTTATTGGTGGTGGTCTACTGATGGGATTGCCTTACGCCTTCTTAAACAAAAACGAAGATACATATGTAGATTAA
- a CDS encoding MFS transporter: protein MNRYAVQLISRGAINKLGNMLYDYGNSVWLASMGTIGQTVLGIYQISELVTSILVNPFGGVISDRFSRRKILMTTDLVCGILCLAISFIRNDSWMIGALIFANIVQAIAFAFSRTANKAIITEVVAKDEIVTYNSRLELVLQVVGVSSPVLSFLVLQFASLHMTLLLDALTFFIAFALVALLPKKEPKVQEQKSFTGKDIFADIKDGLHYIRHQKEIFFLLLVASSVNFFFAAFEFLLPFSNKLYGVDGAYATILTMGAIGSIIGALIANKFKSSMNTLLFLLILTGVGVFMMGLPLPNFLTFSGNLVCELFMTIFNIHFFTQVQTKVDGDYLGRVLSTIFTLAILFMPIAKGLMTFLPSVQLVSFLIIGLGVILLSLVSMIYIQRQD, encoded by the coding sequence ATGAATCGATATGCAGTACAGTTGATTAGTCGTGGAGCTATTAACAAACTAGGAAATATGCTCTATGATTATGGAAATAGTGTTTGGTTGGCATCGATGGGAACGATTGGGCAAACCGTTCTAGGGATTTATCAGATTTCTGAACTCGTTACATCCATTCTAGTCAATCCTTTTGGTGGAGTGATTTCAGATCGTTTTTCCCGTCGCAAGATTTTGATGACGACCGACTTGGTTTGTGGAATTCTTTGTCTGGCTATTTCTTTTATAAGGAACGACAGCTGGATGATTGGAGCTTTGATCTTTGCTAATATTGTTCAAGCGATTGCCTTTGCATTTTCTCGCACTGCCAATAAAGCTATTATCACAGAGGTGGTAGCAAAGGACGAGATAGTGACCTATAACTCTCGCTTGGAGTTAGTTTTACAGGTTGTAGGAGTCAGTTCTCCGGTGCTTTCTTTCCTTGTTTTACAATTTGCAAGTCTTCACATGACGCTCTTACTAGATGCTCTGACTTTTTTCATTGCTTTTGCCCTAGTTGCTTTACTTCCAAAAAAAGAACCAAAGGTTCAAGAGCAGAAGAGTTTTACTGGGAAAGATATTTTTGCGGATATCAAAGATGGCTTGCACTATATCAGGCATCAAAAAGAAATTTTCTTTCTCTTGTTAGTGGCTTCAAGTGTGAATTTCTTTTTTGCAGCTTTTGAGTTTTTGCTCCCTTTTTCAAATAAACTCTATGGTGTAGACGGAGCCTATGCGACTATCTTAACCATGGGTGCAATTGGCTCAATCATCGGAGCACTGATAGCAAATAAATTTAAATCGAGCATGAATACACTTTTATTCTTATTGATCCTCACAGGAGTAGGAGTTTTCATGATGGGCTTACCACTGCCTAATTTTCTTACTTTTTCAGGAAACCTAGTTTGTGAATTATTTATGACAATTTTTAATATTCACTTTTTCACTCAGGTACAGACCAAGGTTGACGGAGACTATCTGGGAAGAGTATTGAGTACCATTTTTACACTGGCAATTCTCTTTATGCCGATTGCGAAAGGTTTGATGACCTTTCTACCAAGTGTGCAATTAGTTTCCTTTTTAATCATCGGACTCGGAGTTATTCTTCTTTCGTTGGTATCAATGATCTATATTCAAAGACAAGATTAA
- a CDS encoding DUF536 domain-containing protein, which produces MSIEMTVSEIAEVLGLSRQAINNRVKELPEEDTTKNDKGVTVVTRSGLIKLEEIYKKTIFEDEPVSDDVKQRELMEILVDEKNAEIIRLYEQLKAKDKQLAEKDEQMRVKDRQIAEKDKQLDQQQQLTLQAMKDQETLQLELDQAKQEVQATKKGFFARLFGG; this is translated from the coding sequence ATGAGTATTGAGATGACTGTAAGTGAGATTGCTGAGGTTTTGGGCTTGTCCCGCCAAGCAATCAATAACCGTGTCAAGGAATTACCTGAAGAAGATACGACTAAAAATGATAAAGGAGTCACTGTGGTAACTCGCAGTGGCTTGATTAAGCTTGAAGAAATCTACAAAAAAACTATTTTTGAAGATGAACCTGTTAGTGATGATGTGAAGCAACGTGAATTAATGGAGATTCTTGTTGATGAAAAGAACGCTGAAATCATCCGTCTTTATGAGCAATTAAAGGCTAAAGACAAACAGTTAGCTGAAAAAGATGAACAGATGCGTGTCAAAGACCGTCAAATCGCAGAAAAAGATAAGCAATTGGATCAACAACAACAGTTAACCCTACAAGCCATGAAGGACCAAGAAACCCTTCAGTTGGAGTTGGATCAGGCTAAGCAAGAAGTACAAGCAACGAAGAAAGGCTTCTTTGCTCGCTTATTTGGAGGATAA
- a CDS encoding GNAT family N-acetyltransferase yields the protein MQIRKATMKDAEALLSLYEDLGYPTTASNLSRRLEMILSQPHYGCLLAERNGEILGFLGYAKLFFFETDGSYYRILALSVAKETRRQGIASRLIDELKKQAVKEGVKALALNSGLTAERNAAHQFYQAVGFEKVTAGFALHLKTQHK from the coding sequence ATGCAGATACGAAAAGCAACCATGAAAGATGCTGAAGCCCTACTGTCTTTATACGAAGACTTGGGCTATCCAACGACCGCTTCTAATCTGTCTCGACGTTTAGAAATGATTCTTTCTCAACCACATTATGGCTGTCTTCTAGCTGAAAGAAACGGAGAAATTTTAGGTTTCTTAGGTTATGCAAAGCTCTTCTTTTTTGAAACAGATGGATCTTATTATCGTATTTTAGCTTTGTCAGTTGCAAAAGAAACAAGACGACAAGGAATTGCTAGTAGGCTAATTGATGAATTGAAAAAACAAGCAGTAAAAGAAGGAGTTAAGGCACTGGCTCTAAATAGTGGATTAACCGCTGAACGAAATGCTGCACATCAGTTTTATCAGGCAGTTGGATTTGAAAAAGTGACTGCCGGCTTTGCCTTGCATTTAAAAACTCAACATAAATAA
- a CDS encoding 3'-5' exonuclease, which translates to MEKLRDYISFDLEFNKHQDKTHLIQVSAVRFKDGEEVGAFDSYVHTDVPLKSFINGLTGITSETLKDAPMVEEVLKNFQDFVGELPLVGYNAAKSDLPILLEYGLDYSRQYLVDLYDEAFERRSSDLHGIANLKLQTVAEFLGFKGQSHNSLEDARMTARVYEAFLESDESRILLDSKSSLNSNPFGGLDLSQFFD; encoded by the coding sequence ATGGAAAAATTAAGAGATTATATTTCATTTGATTTGGAATTTAATAAACACCAAGATAAAACTCACTTGATTCAGGTATCTGCAGTCCGTTTTAAAGATGGTGAAGAAGTAGGAGCATTTGACTCATATGTTCATACCGATGTACCATTGAAAAGTTTTATAAACGGCTTAACGGGTATCACGTCTGAAACCTTGAAAGATGCACCGATGGTGGAGGAAGTTCTTAAGAATTTTCAAGACTTTGTTGGTGAATTACCCCTTGTTGGTTATAATGCAGCCAAGAGTGATTTACCAATCTTACTAGAGTATGGATTGGATTATAGTCGTCAATATCTAGTCGATCTCTATGATGAAGCTTTTGAGCGACGGAGTTCGGATCTTCACGGCATTGCAAATCTAAAATTACAGACTGTTGCTGAATTTTTAGGATTCAAGGGGCAGTCTCATAATAGTTTAGAGGATGCACGAATGACTGCGCGTGTTTATGAAGCTTTTCTAGAATCTGATGAAAGCAGAATTTTACTGGACTCCAAGAGTAGCCTGAACTCTAATCCTTTTGGTGGACTAGATTTGTCACAGTTTTTTGATTAG
- a CDS encoding XRE/MutR family transcriptional regulator, protein MEHLGKVFREFRISKNYSLKEAAGEACSTSQLSRFELGESDLAASRFFEILDNIHVTIENFMDKTRNFQHHEHVGLMAQIIPLYYSNDIAGFQKLQEEQLEKAKSSTNPLYFELNWILLQGLICQRDVSFTMKQGDLDKVADYLFQTDEWTMYELILFGNLYSFYDVDYVTRLGREVMEREDFYKEIGRHRKLVLILALNCYQHCLEHLAFENANYFEAYIEKIIGKSIKLYERNVFHFLKGFALYQKGQKKEGCKQMQEAMHIFDLLELPEQVAYYQEHYDKFVKN, encoded by the coding sequence ATGGAACATCTTGGAAAAGTCTTTCGTGAATTTCGAATCAGTAAAAATTACTCTCTAAAAGAAGCTGCAGGAGAGGCCTGTTCAACCTCCCAATTATCTCGCTTTGAATTGGGGGAGTCGGATCTGGCTGCATCTCGTTTCTTTGAAATATTAGATAATATTCATGTGACGATTGAGAATTTTATGGATAAGACTAGAAATTTTCAACATCATGAGCATGTCGGCTTGATGGCTCAGATTATTCCACTTTACTACTCAAATGATATTGCAGGTTTTCAAAAACTTCAAGAAGAACAACTTGAAAAAGCTAAGAGTTCAACAAATCCCCTCTATTTTGAACTGAACTGGATTTTGTTACAAGGTCTGATTTGTCAAAGAGATGTTAGCTTCACTATGAAGCAAGGTGATCTGGATAAGGTGGCAGATTATCTTTTCCAAACAGATGAATGGACCATGTATGAGTTGATCCTCTTTGGCAATCTCTATAGCTTTTATGATGTGGACTATGTTACTCGCCTTGGTAGAGAAGTGATGGAGAGGGAGGATTTCTACAAAGAAATTGGACGCCATCGAAAACTGGTCTTGATTTTAGCTCTTAATTGTTACCAGCATTGTTTAGAACATCTTGCTTTTGAAAATGCCAACTACTTTGAAGCTTATATTGAGAAGATCATAGGTAAGAGCATCAAACTCTATGAGCGTAATGTTTTCCACTTTCTTAAAGGCTTTGCCCTTTATCAGAAGGGACAAAAAAAAGAAGGTTGTAAGCAAATGCAGGAAGCAATGCATATTTTTGACCTGCTTGAGCTTCCAGAGCAGGTAGCCTACTATCAGGAACATTACGATAAATTTGTAAAAAATTAA
- a CDS encoding GtrA family protein: MKISIKKFFDNEILSYLFFGVATTLVSIIVRITIFYLCQQELWATALGNIAGILFAFFTNDTIVFKQKRKNWFKRLIKFTTARFITFLLDLLLTFIFVTSFPHIIGQFVGDNLNTINTIETIFAQVTIIVLNYIFSKVFVFKKQ, from the coding sequence ATGAAAATATCCATAAAAAAATTTTTCGACAATGAAATCCTCTCTTACTTATTTTTTGGAGTTGCAACTACTCTTGTTTCGATCATTGTTCGTATCACAATTTTTTACCTTTGCCAACAAGAATTATGGGCGACTGCTTTGGGAAATATAGCTGGAATTCTTTTTGCTTTTTTCACCAATGATACCATTGTTTTTAAACAAAAACGAAAAAATTGGTTCAAGCGTCTGATAAAATTTACGACCGCAAGATTCATTACCTTCCTCTTAGACCTGCTTTTGACCTTTATTTTTGTGACGAGCTTCCCCCATATTATCGGTCAGTTTGTAGGTGATAATCTCAATACTATCAATACAATTGAGACTATTTTTGCACAAGTTACTATCATAGTCCTTAATTACATCTTCAGTAAAGTTTTTGTTTTTAAAAAACAATAA
- a CDS encoding QueT transporter family protein yields the protein MKKLTIRDMADIAIVAAIYVVLTITPPLNAISYGAYQFRISEMMNFLAFYNPKYIIGVTLGCMIANFFSFGIIDVAVGGGSTLVFLSLGVWLFSKYKKDYLFNGLIRKDHFFFSILFSISMITIAAELNIVAEAPFFLTWFTTAIGEFASLIVGAILIGKIGKRLDLTR from the coding sequence ATGAAAAAACTAACTATCCGTGATATGGCAGATATTGCCATTGTCGCAGCTATTTATGTGGTTTTGACAATCACACCACCCCTTAATGCTATCAGTTACGGTGCTTATCAGTTCCGTATTTCTGAAATGATGAATTTCCTTGCCTTTTACAATCCTAAGTACATTATCGGTGTTACTCTTGGATGTATGATTGCAAATTTCTTCAGTTTTGGAATCATCGATGTCGCAGTTGGTGGAGGCTCTACGCTTGTCTTCCTAAGTTTAGGCGTATGGTTGTTTAGCAAGTATAAAAAAGACTATCTTTTTAATGGATTGATTCGTAAAGATCATTTCTTCTTTTCAATTCTTTTTTCGATTTCAATGATCACAATTGCTGCTGAATTGAACATCGTAGCTGAAGCACCTTTCTTCTTAACTTGGTTTACAACTGCTATCGGAGAATTCGCTTCCTTGATTGTTGGTGCTATTCTTATCGGAAAAATCGGTAAACGTCTTGATTTGACTAGATAA
- a CDS encoding DUF2130 domain-containing protein codes for MNEIKCPNCGEVFTVNESQYAELLSQVRTVEFDKELHERIKQELTLVEQKALNEQQAKLAQKDQEIAQLQSQINNFDTEKELAKKEVEQTASQSLLEKEKEVQALENQLATLRLEHENQLQKTLSDLEKERDQVKNQLLLQEKENELSLASVKQNYEAQLKAASEQVEFYKNFKAQQSTKAIGESLEHYAESEFNKVRSFAFPNAYFEKDNKVSARGSKGDFIFRDFDENGLEFISIMFEMKNEADGTEKKHKNADFYKELDKDRREKNCEYAVLVSMLEADNDYFNTGIVDVSHEYDKMYVIRPQFFIHLIGLLRNAALNSLKYKQELALVREQNIDITHFEEDLDAFKVAFAKNYNSASVNFGKAIDEIDKAIKRMEEVKKFLTTSENQLRLANNKLDDVSVKKLTRKNPTMKAKFEALKED; via the coding sequence ATGAACGAGATTAAATGTCCCAATTGTGGCGAAGTATTTACAGTCAATGAAAGTCAATATGCAGAACTGCTTTCTCAAGTTCGAACTGTAGAGTTTGACAAAGAATTACATGAGCGGATCAAGCAAGAATTGACTTTAGTAGAGCAAAAAGCTTTAAATGAACAACAGGCAAAACTGGCTCAAAAAGACCAAGAAATTGCCCAGCTTCAAAGTCAAATTAACAACTTTGATACAGAAAAAGAATTGGCAAAAAAAGAAGTAGAGCAAACTGCTAGTCAAAGCTTGCTAGAGAAAGAAAAAGAAGTCCAAGCTCTCGAAAATCAATTGGCTACCTTGCGCTTGGAGCATGAAAATCAACTACAAAAAACTCTTTCTGATCTTGAAAAAGAACGTGATCAGGTCAAAAATCAGCTCCTCTTACAAGAAAAAGAAAACGAACTTTCTCTTGCTTCTGTTAAACAAAACTACGAAGCCCAGCTTAAGGCAGCTAGTGAACAGGTTGAATTTTACAAGAATTTCAAGGCCCAACAATCAACCAAGGCAATCGGTGAAAGTTTGGAACACTATGCAGAAAGTGAGTTTAACAAGGTTCGAAGCTTTGCCTTTCCAAATGCATACTTTGAGAAGGACAATAAGGTTTCAGCACGTGGTTCTAAGGGCGATTTTATCTTCCGTGATTTTGATGAAAATGGACTAGAATTCATTTCCATCATGTTTGAGATGAAAAATGAAGCAGACGGGACAGAGAAGAAACATAAAAATGCAGACTTCTATAAAGAGTTGGATAAGGATCGTCGTGAGAAAAACTGTGAGTATGCAGTTTTGGTAAGTATGCTTGAGGCTGATAACGACTACTTCAATACTGGGATTGTCGATGTTAGTCACGAATATGATAAGATGTATGTCATTCGTCCCCAGTTCTTTATCCATTTGATTGGACTCTTGCGCAATGCTGCACTGAATTCTCTCAAATACAAGCAGGAATTGGCTTTGGTTCGCGAGCAAAATATTGACATTACGCATTTCGAGGAAGATTTGGATGCCTTTAAGGTAGCCTTTGCAAAGAACTATAATTCAGCTTCTGTTAACTTTGGTAAGGCCATTGACGAAATTGACAAGGCTATCAAACGCATGGAAGAAGTCAAGAAATTCCTAACAACATCAGAAAACCAACTCCGCCTTGCTAACAACAAATTGGATGATGTTTCCGTTAAAAAATTGACTCGGAAGAATCCGACTATGAAAGCAAAATTTGAAGCCTTGAAGGAAGACTAG